A genomic region of Zalophus californianus isolate mZalCal1 chromosome 1, mZalCal1.pri.v2, whole genome shotgun sequence contains the following coding sequences:
- the SMIM4 gene encoding small integral membrane protein 4, whose amino-acid sequence MFSRAQVKRVLQRVPGKQRFGVYRFLPFFFVLGGTLEWIMIKLRVGQETFYDVYRRKASERQYQRRLENASETELQPSIKMTD is encoded by the exons ATGTTTTCCAGGGCCCAGGTGAAGCGGGTCCTGCAGCGGGTGCCCGGGAAGCAGCGATTCGGCGTCTACAGgttcctgccctttttttttgtcctgggaGGAACGTTGGAGTGGATTATGATTAAACTGCGTGTGGGCCAGGAGACCTTCT atgATGTCTACCGTAGAAAAGCCTCAGAACGACAGTATCAGAGAAGGCTGGAAAATGCATCAGAGACTGAACTTCAGCCGTCAATAAA
- the NT5DC2 gene encoding 5'-nucleotidase domain-containing protein 2 isoform X1 produces the protein MAGAGLRAAVRRWLPCRGHGGPRASSSSPSCPGCGPPGPGAHCPGAPRSAPAPAPAGGAELSAHLWARYQDMRRLVHDLLPPEVCSLLNPAAIYANNEISLRDVEVYGFDYDYTLAQYADALHPEIFSAARDILIEHYKYPEGIRKYDYDPSFAIRGLHYDIQKSLLMKIDAFHYVQLGTAYRGLQPVPDEEVIDLYGGTQHIPLYQMSGFYGKGPSIKQFMDIFSLPEMALLSCVVDHFLGHSLEFDQAHLYKDVTDAIRDVHVKGLMYQWIERDMEKYILRGDETFAVLSRLVAHGKQLFLITNSPFSFVDQGMRHMVGPDWRQLFDVVIVQADKPSFFTDRRKPFRKLDEKGSLHWDRITRLEKGKIYRQGNLYDFLRLTEWRGPRVLYFGDHLYSDLADLMLRHGWRTGAIIPELEREIRIINTEQYMHSLTWQQALTGLLERMQTYQDAESQQVLAAWMKERQELRCVTKALFNAQFGSIFRTFHNPTYFSRRLVRFSDLYMASLSCLLNYRVDFTFYPRRTPLQHEAPLWMDQLCTGCMKTPFLGDMAHIR, from the exons ATGGCGGGTGCGGGGCTGCGGGCGGCCGTTCGGCGCTGGCTGCCGTGCAGGGGCCACGGCGGGCCGCGAGCCTCGTCGTCCTCGCCTTCCTGCCCTGGCTGCGGCCCCCCGGGTCCCGGCGCCCACTGCCCGGGCGCCCCGCGCTCCGCGCCCGCCCCGGCGCCCGCCGGCGGCGCCGAGCTCAGCGCGCACCTGTGGGCTCGTTACCAGGACATGCGGAGACTGGTGCACG ACCTCCTGCCCCCCGAGGTCTGCAGTCTCCTGAACCCAGCGGCCATCTACGCCAACAACGAGATCAGCCTGCGTGATGTCGAAGTCTATGGCTTCGACTACGACTACACGCTGGCCCAGTATGCAGACGCGCTGCACCCCGAGATCTTCAGTGCTGCCCGTGACATCCTGATTGAGCACTACAAG TACCCAGAGGGGATCCGGAAGTATGACTATGACCCCAGCTTTGCCATCCGAGGCCTCCACTACGACATTCAGAAG AGCCTTCTGATGAAGATCGACGCCTTCCATTACGTGCAGCTGGGGACGGCCTACAG GGGCCTCCAGCCTGTGCCTGACGAGGAGGTGATCGATTTATATGGGGGCACCCAGCATATCCCACTGTACCAGATGAGCGGCTTCTACGGCAAG GGTCCCTCCATCAAGCAGTTCATGGACATCTTCTCGCTGCCGGAGATGGCCCTGCTGTCCTGTGTGGTAGACCACTTCCTGGGGCACAGCCTGGAGTTTGACCAGGCGCACCTCTACAAGGACGTGACG GATGCCATTCGAGACGTGCACGTGAAGGGCCTCATGTACCAGTGGATCGAGCGGGATATGG AGAAGTACATCCTGAGAGGGGACGAGACGTTCGCTGTCCTGAGCCGCCTGGTGGCGCATGGGAAGCAGCTGTTCCTCATCACCAACAGCCCTTTCAGCTTCGT GGACCAGGGGATGCGGCACATGGTGGGTCCCGACTGGCGCCAGCTCTTCGATGTGGTCATCGTCCAGGCAGACAAACCCAGCTTCTTCACTGACCGGCGCAA GCCTTTCAGAAAACTCGATGAAAAGGGCTCCCTGCACTGGGACCGCATCACCCGCCTGGAGAAGGGCAAAATCTATCGGCAG GGAAACCTGTATGACTTCCTGCGCCTGACAGAATGGCGTGGACCCCGCGTACTCTACTTTGGAGACCACCTGTACAGTGACCTGGCG GACCTCATGCTACGGCACGGCTGGCGAACGGGGGCCATCATCCCCGAGCTAGAGCGCGAGATCCGCATCATCAACACGGAGCAGTACATGCACTCGCTGACGTGGCAGCAGGCGCTCACGGGGCTGCTGGAGCGCatgcag ACGTACCAGGATGCCGAATCGCAGCAGGTGTTGGCGGCCTGGATGAAGGAGCGGCAGGAgctgag GTGCGTCACCAAGGCCCTGTTCAACGCCCAGTTTGGAAGCATTTTCCGCACCTTCCACAACCCCACCTACTTCTCCCGGCGCCTCGTGCGCTTCTCTGACCTCTACATGGCCTCCCTCAGCTGTCTGCTCAACTACCGTGTCGACTTCACCTTCTACCCGCGCCGCACGCCCCTGCAGCATGAGGCGCCGCTCTGGATGGATCAGCTTTGCACCGGCTGCATGAAGACGCCCTTTCTTGGCGACATGGCCCACATCCGCTGA
- the NT5DC2 gene encoding 5'-nucleotidase domain-containing protein 2 isoform X2 yields the protein MAGAGLRAAVRRWLPCRGHGGPRASSSSPSCPGCGPPGPGAHCPGAPRSAPAPAPAGGAELSAHLWARYQDMRRLVHDLLPPEVCSLLNPAAIYANNEISLRDVEVYGFDYDYTLAQYADALHPEIFSAARDILIEHYKYPEGIRKYDYDPSFAIRGLHYDIQKSLLMKIDAFHYVQLGTAYRGLQPVPDEEVIDLYGGTQHIPLYQMSGFYGKGPSIKQFMDIFSLPEMALLSCVVDHFLGHSLEFDQAHLYKDVTDAIRDVHVKGLMYQWIERDMEKYILRGDETFAVLSRLVAHGKQLFLITNSPFSFVDQGMRHMVGPDWRQLFDVVIVQADKPSFFTDRRKPFRKLDEKGSLHWDRITRLEKGKIYRQGNLYDFLRLTEWRGPRVLYFGDHLYSDLADLMLRHGWRTGAIIPELEREIRIINTEQYMHSLTWQQALTGLLERMQTYQDAESQQVLAAWMKERQELSCLLNYRVDFTFYPRRTPLQHEAPLWMDQLCTGCMKTPFLGDMAHIR from the exons ATGGCGGGTGCGGGGCTGCGGGCGGCCGTTCGGCGCTGGCTGCCGTGCAGGGGCCACGGCGGGCCGCGAGCCTCGTCGTCCTCGCCTTCCTGCCCTGGCTGCGGCCCCCCGGGTCCCGGCGCCCACTGCCCGGGCGCCCCGCGCTCCGCGCCCGCCCCGGCGCCCGCCGGCGGCGCCGAGCTCAGCGCGCACCTGTGGGCTCGTTACCAGGACATGCGGAGACTGGTGCACG ACCTCCTGCCCCCCGAGGTCTGCAGTCTCCTGAACCCAGCGGCCATCTACGCCAACAACGAGATCAGCCTGCGTGATGTCGAAGTCTATGGCTTCGACTACGACTACACGCTGGCCCAGTATGCAGACGCGCTGCACCCCGAGATCTTCAGTGCTGCCCGTGACATCCTGATTGAGCACTACAAG TACCCAGAGGGGATCCGGAAGTATGACTATGACCCCAGCTTTGCCATCCGAGGCCTCCACTACGACATTCAGAAG AGCCTTCTGATGAAGATCGACGCCTTCCATTACGTGCAGCTGGGGACGGCCTACAG GGGCCTCCAGCCTGTGCCTGACGAGGAGGTGATCGATTTATATGGGGGCACCCAGCATATCCCACTGTACCAGATGAGCGGCTTCTACGGCAAG GGTCCCTCCATCAAGCAGTTCATGGACATCTTCTCGCTGCCGGAGATGGCCCTGCTGTCCTGTGTGGTAGACCACTTCCTGGGGCACAGCCTGGAGTTTGACCAGGCGCACCTCTACAAGGACGTGACG GATGCCATTCGAGACGTGCACGTGAAGGGCCTCATGTACCAGTGGATCGAGCGGGATATGG AGAAGTACATCCTGAGAGGGGACGAGACGTTCGCTGTCCTGAGCCGCCTGGTGGCGCATGGGAAGCAGCTGTTCCTCATCACCAACAGCCCTTTCAGCTTCGT GGACCAGGGGATGCGGCACATGGTGGGTCCCGACTGGCGCCAGCTCTTCGATGTGGTCATCGTCCAGGCAGACAAACCCAGCTTCTTCACTGACCGGCGCAA GCCTTTCAGAAAACTCGATGAAAAGGGCTCCCTGCACTGGGACCGCATCACCCGCCTGGAGAAGGGCAAAATCTATCGGCAG GGAAACCTGTATGACTTCCTGCGCCTGACAGAATGGCGTGGACCCCGCGTACTCTACTTTGGAGACCACCTGTACAGTGACCTGGCG GACCTCATGCTACGGCACGGCTGGCGAACGGGGGCCATCATCCCCGAGCTAGAGCGCGAGATCCGCATCATCAACACGGAGCAGTACATGCACTCGCTGACGTGGCAGCAGGCGCTCACGGGGCTGCTGGAGCGCatgcag ACGTACCAGGATGCCGAATCGCAGCAGGTGTTGGCGGCCTGGATGAAGGAGCGGCAGGAgctgag CTGTCTGCTCAACTACCGTGTCGACTTCACCTTCTACCCGCGCCGCACGCCCCTGCAGCATGAGGCGCCGCTCTGGATGGATCAGCTTTGCACCGGCTGCATGAAGACGCCCTTTCTTGGCGACATGGCCCACATCCGCTGA